From one Oncorhynchus clarkii lewisi isolate Uvic-CL-2024 chromosome 6, UVic_Ocla_1.0, whole genome shotgun sequence genomic stretch:
- the LOC139412074 gene encoding fatty acid binding protein 1-B.1-like, producing the protein MSFSGKYQMESHDNFESFMEAVGLPDELIQEGKDIKSISEIEETGDHFKVTVTTGTKILTNSFTIGQETELESPTGEKVNSVVTREGNKLTAILNGIEYVTELTDANTLVNTMTLSGMSYKRTSKRM; encoded by the exons CTTTCTCAGGGAAATACCAGATGGAGTCACATGACAACTTTGAGTCTTTCATGGAGGCTGTTG GTCTCCCTGATGAGCTTATCCAGGAGGGCAAAGACATCAAGAGCATCTCTGAGATTGAGGAGACTGGAGACCACTTCAAGGTGACTGTCACCACGGGGACAAAGATCCTCACCAACTCCTTCACCATTGGCCAGGAGACGGAGCTCGAGTCGCCGACCGGGGAGAAGGTCAAT TCTGTGGTGACGCGGGAAGGTAACAAGCTGACGGCCATCCTGAATGGGATCGAATATGTCACAGAACTTACAGACGCAAACACCCTCGTCAAC ACCATGACTCTGTCTGGCATGTCATACAAGAGGACCAGCAAACGAATGTGA